A portion of the Drosophila innubila isolate TH190305 chromosome 3L unlocalized genomic scaffold, UK_Dinn_1.0 0_D_3L, whole genome shotgun sequence genome contains these proteins:
- the LOC117789156 gene encoding opsin, ultraviolet-sensitive, producing METIMSSLPTLTTNEGSLWITSAISEVLASRGSGAAENATLAAAAAATTTVAAAAAVAATASTAAAATASVAKVHDKHPHQVNDNGTDLSNYSSYPGYIHYRDKYDLSYIAKVNPFWLQFEPPNTSTFYIMAGLYCLISVVGCIGNAFVIFMFGSRKSLRTPANILVMNLAICDFLMLIKCPIAIYNNIKEGPALGDTACRIYGFVGGLSGTCAIGTLTAIALDRYNVVVHPLQPLRRYSRLRSYLIIFLIWCYSFLFAVMPALDVGLSVYVPEGYLTTCSFDYLNKETPARIFMALFFVAAYCVPLTSIVYSYFYILKVVFMANRIQSNKDKAKTEQKLTCIVAAIIGLWFIAWSPYAIVAMMGVFGLEQHITPLGSMIPALFCKTAACVDPYLYAATHPRFRIEVRMLFYGRGALRRVSTTRSSYMTRSRSSFTHRLRPSSGECETRNDPYVLNNNLMMVPEETEENEEIIVVAEINNFNGTNMEQSKF from the exons ATGGAGACCATCATGTCGTCATTGCCCACATTGACAACTAACGAGGGCAGTCTATGGATAACCAGTGCTATCTCCGAGGTACTGGCCAGCCGTGGCTCTGGAGCAGCGGAAAATGCAActctcgctgctgctgctgccgccacaacaacagttgccgctgcggcggcggtggctgcaacagcatcaacagcagctgctgccactgcaAGCGTAGCCAAAGTCCATGACAAGCATCCGCATCAAGTGAATGACAATGGCACAGACTTGAG taattacagttCGTATCCCGGGTATATACACTATCGCGACAAATATGATCTGAGCTATATAGCCAAAGTAAATCCATTCTGGCTGCAGTTTGAGCCACCGAACACAAGCACCTTCTACATCATGGCGGGACTGTACTGTCTGATCTCCGTTGTGGGCTGTATTGGTAATGCATTTGTGATCTTTATGTTTGGCAGTCGCAAATCGTTGCGAACGCCGGCAAATATATTGGTCATGAATCTGGCGATTTGCGATTTCCTGATGCTGATCAAATGCCCGATTGCCATTTACAATAACATCAAAGAGGGTCCGGCACTTGGGGATACAG CCTGTCGGATTTATGGATTTGTGGGTGGACTTAGTGGCACCTGCGCCATTGGAACACTCACAGCTATAGCTCTGGATCGGTATAATGTGGTGGTGCATCCACTGCAACCACTCAGGCGCTATTCACGACTGCGATCCTATCTGATTATCTTTCTCATCTGGTGctatagttttttgtttgctgtgaTGCCTGCGCTGGATGTCGGATTGTCAGTCTATGTGCCCGAGGGTTATCTGACGACCTGTAGCTTTGATTATCTGAATAAGGAGACGCCGGCACGCATCTTTATGGCATTGTTCTTTGTGGCCGCCTATTGTGTGCCACTTACTTCGATTGTCTACTCCTACTTCTACATACTCAAGGTGGTATTTATGGCCAATCGTATACAGTCCAACAAGGACAAGGCCAAGACCGAGCAGAAGCTGACGTGTATTGTTGCTGCCATAATTGGTTTGTGGTTCATCGCCTGGTCTCCCTATGCCATTGTGGCCATGATGGGTGTCTTTGGCCTGGAGCAACACATTACGCCACTGGGCTCCATGATTCCAGCGCTCTTCTGCAAGACGGCTGCTTGTGTGGACCCCTATCTGTATGCCGCCACGCATCCAAGATTTCGTATCGAGGTTCGAATGCTCTTCTATGGACGTGGTGCACTTCGACGTGTGTCCACCACTCGCTCGTCCTACATGACACGATCCCGATCCTCCTTCACGCACCGTCTGCGACCCTCGTCGGGGGAGTGTGAAACCCGCAATGATCCTTACGTCCTGAACAACAATCTGATGATGGTGCCCGAGGAAACCGAAGAGAATGAGGAAATTATTGTTGTCGCCgagataaataatttcaatggcACAAACATGGAACAGAGTAAGTTTTAA